TCACAATCTTTACTACAATTTATATCACCATTTTTATTGCCATTTTTATTGCCATGCTGGCTGTTTGTTTTTTCTTCATACTTATTTATAACATCGTCAAACAAAtgcttataattttttaataagaaTTCTTCACATATTGGTAAGAAaccttttattatataataatcttctattttttcattaatcagtttttttatttttttttttttttttccaatatGATTCagcattttatttattaaaatgtatAACCGATACACTATATATtgcaaaataatttttgcaaacaaatatattttttatttttatattgcgCAAGTATGAAATAGTTCTAACGCTTTGGTGTTATGCAATTATTCCAACTTTGTATGATACAATCTttaatagatatatatatatacatgtacatGTACATGTACATGTGTATGCATACTTTTCAGACACTGAGAAGGGTTTTCTTTGTTATTTTTGGTAATAACATTATAATTTAtctcatatttatttataaaaaaattaaagatgTAGAGAATTATCAAAACAAATGTGCATGTACATATAGACATGGGGTTTTATGGATAcccttttttttaaatgatctaatatttataaaaagcattttttttttttttttttttttaactatctttttcttaaaatataaatttaaagattatatttattaagattggaaacatgtatatatgtatgcataaatgataataagacaaatatcaaattttttagataaaaatatatgtattgcgattatatgtatgcatacaAAATGGGTACAAAAGTTAAAGGAAAGCTATTTAAAAGGGAGATAAAACTGCTTAACTAATCatgtaatataattattaaaacatatacatatattttaaagcCTGTCTAATGATTATAcgcatatatgtattatgtatatatatacactaaTTTTATgtctacatttttttttggagaATTTTCACAaagatattttaaaaacatagatggaatattaaaatagaaaaagaaTAAATGTGACAATGTATGGATATATGATTTATCTATTTCGTATGAATGTGTTCAGGCAAATAGTgatgtataaaaaaatatttatttaataaagaatgtaataaaattaaaaaaattaattatttatgaatatattaaaatagtattttaaaaaaaaaaaaaaaaaaaaaaaaaagttattctACCGAATCATATAGTTTATGCTTTATCCAAGCGCGcaattaaatatgtatacatatttgtgaaaaaaaaaaaaaaaaaaatattatgtataaattatattagtatagagtataaaaatgaaagatGGGGAAATGGATAGAATAAACTTTAGAAAGGGTAGACATAACATGGTtgcatttaaatattataattttatcaattaaaaaaattataaaataaataaatatatatgaagttATGAACTGTCTTaagatttaaaatataacacaaaaaaaatttgtattaaaatataattatgtaaAAGATGAACTAATGTAGGAATATAATCATGTGcatatattatgaaaatacaaatataattaatttttattaacaaaatgaaaataaaagaatatgTGAAAAGTGTTTCTAGATTTGTATaagagataaaaaaaaaaagaaaaaaaaagaagaaaaaagaagaaaaaaaaagaagaaaaaaaaagaagaaaaaagaagaagaaaaaagaagaagaaaaaaaagggtTTATGCAAAGATATATTCTATCtgtgtatttatttataattttgatataCAATACTaagtatattttataaattatagaaATGATGAATAGACAAAAATGCATAAAATAAAGCTcaaataatatgaaatatatatatacaagatgtttattaaaaaaatagacattattatatgataaaaataatagtaataaaattaatataaattatatatatttatgtgcatgttacatatattatttatattcttagatggaataaataaatgtgaCAATGATATTGTAAATATCCATGATTTTGAAATAGTAACATTAAAACATTTAGGTGGAGGggaaatatttatgaattataaaaaaaaattaaagattaAAATGGGTaacataaatttaaaaatataaaaataaaaaaatataaaaatataaaaatataaaaataaaactataaatagAATATTTATCATTGCACACATGgaaacattatatatttatgtactAAAGAatcatatgcatataattgAGCTGCTAGGgtgtacatataaaatactTAGATAAAAACGCAAATGGAAATATAgttttgtattaatttttgattaagttatatttttttaattggcATCTATTCTGTAGACACGACTAAATTATGTGGTGATaatgaaaaacaaaatggaAAACCAAATGGAAAACAGAATGAAAAACAGaatgaaaaacaaaatgaaaaacataaaatgataaataggaaataaaaaaaatgtgtataatTATAGACATGTAAAGAAAAATTGACTGCACCTATTTTcacaaataattttattactattatttatattaattttttaaaattctgggaattatttattttaaatttaaaagaaaCAAAAATTCCAAAGGTGTGCTTTGAAAATTTTACTTTGatcctatttttttttttttttttcgaaagTTATTTGTGCAGGGGGCATGATAGCATTTCCCCATTTTgcacttaaaaaaaaatgctaccataatatattaaaaataaatgaccAGTCAGGTACTTTATAATTTGATGTATATAAGTTTAAGGATAAGAATGATTTATTTCACATTTAACGAAAActagaattaaaaaaaaaaaaggaaacaaTATGAAACAATATGAAACAATATGAAACAATATGAAACaataagaaaaattaataaaaaaattaataaaaaaattaataaaaaaattgataaaaaaattgatagcAAAATTGATAGCAAAATTGACAGCAAAATTGACagcaaaattaataaaaaaattatagttGTATTTTGACTATATATAGCATAAATTGTATTCCCatttatgtaataaaataaaaacgcACAAAAATAGAATGAAAAAATGGCGATCACCAAAATGACgcatagaaaaaaaaaagaaacagcgataaattaatatttttcgattttgataaaaaaaaatatgaacatgtCTATATTTTTGGTTATAGACACCTAAAAAATATTgcttgttcataatttttataaatattaaatttagctataaataataatttatataatagtattaaatttaaaagagaaaaaaacagtaaaatatataaaaaataattctaatactagtattatttatgcatttaccattttgttatatataaatataatatttattcatagatatatgattataattataatggtGATATAATAAGACCGTGATAAAATGAGTATATTTTGTGTGCGAATAGGTTAATAtcatattgttttaaaaaaataatttaaaataaaaaagtactattaaatgaaaatatatttaatatattctttatagcttttgttcatttattttatgggtataaatatttttagaataaaACAATTCATATCACACACAAAATGGGTAGTGTTTTctgctattattattattattattagggtatttattattattaggttattattTTGTCAATTAAAGGTTATGGTTATGGTTATGGTTATGGTTATGGTTGTGGTTGTAGAGATAGTGGTGTTGCAAAATGTCtcttgtataaaatatattattttcttttttttgagatttgatatttcattttttatatcataatttttgtttttaaaaaacaaaacaattaaatttgttcagatataaaaatgtattgtatgttttttataaaaaataatggaatagaaagaataaaaaaaattaaaaataattagccattaaaaaattgagtaataaatatggaaaaaaacTAGTAGACATaataagaaataaaaaaaggtgaaaaaaatgtgaaaaaaaatgtgaaaaaaaaggtgaaaaaaaatgtgaaaaaaaaaaaaaaaatgtaaaatttaaaattaaaaaatttaaaataggAAGTGCAtagtattaaatattatgaacTTTAAATGTTAATTATTTGTGAATATagagaaattaaaaaaaaaaggatatttaaatatatgaatgcTTTAGATATcagcatatattttttcattatgacaataaaaatttgtacacatgcatatataaatgtgtgtatatttgtttaataaactatataaaacaaattaaagTGTATAACCATCTTCATATTATCAAACAAGttttatgaataaataaagatcATGATTTTttgaagaaataaattttagCTTAATTTTGTGGTCGCGACATATCTTAATTTGCTTGTTTGTTTCGAGTAAAAATGTGATGTTTTTGTTTCGGGTAAAAATGTGATGCTCTGTTTCATTTCTGTTCGATTATTTTATCCTGTTTCCTTAATTGGGACAAGCCATAAAAGTGGggaatatattattagtgaTAACAAATAGAAATATGCtgaaatgtaaaaaaaaaatatatatataatggataaaaaattatgataaaattgGTGAAATAATTAAGGCAGTATAAAATTGAGATCAAAATTATTACTCGTTATTTTAAATGTGTTTCTGTATGAAGATATATCGGATAACCAACCTCCTGAAAGTTAAAAATGATATGATTGataaaatgtttaataaaaataaaaataataaacaaaatggtaaatatgaaatatagtataaatttagttatatatatattttaccgAAATATGCACTAATAGACCATACTAAGTAATATAAGCTTTGTATACCCATCCATCTTcctataaaaaattgaaaaataaaaataaagatatacatataaatattataaaataaaactaataAAAAGTTGAATAGTCTAGTCTATTAAACAAACCTGTATGCCTATTAGTATCTATAAAATCGTAGAGAATACTTTTATCGATTGAATTTGTACAATTTTGAAATACGCtcctataaatataaaaataatattaataatgatcgtgaataatattttattatatacttagaaaagaaaaataaaataacatgtGTAATTACCTAAAAACATGAACTTTGAGAACATCTTgataattttgtatatgtAGTAAAGAACAAAGCAAtctgattaaaataaaaatatatggatgggcataataaaatattataatttatgaatagtgaattattttttttttttttttgaaataattACATAAAACCAATAGTTGTGAAAAATAGAGAAACTTGTGCTCGCCCTAAtgattttgataatttttggGAAACTAAAAATGggagaaaaaataatgtaggAATGTGACAAATAACGATATGAAtaggataataaaataatgttttataGTGTATATACAAATTGTGATATAATTTAAACTTACGATaagtaaaaaatgttaagagAAGGGGAATGAGAATATTGAGAACACACATTAAAATGGGGGATACTTTATATTCggattttaaaaataatgaaaagtATTTAAACGTCATTCCTGTAATGAAAAtagagaaatataaaaaaaaatgtgacaAAATATTCATGCACACATACATGGATAGATTTTTAATGCAAAATAATACCTGCCCCTGCCAAAGTAATAATATGTGAtacaaaaacaatataaggGACGTGATTTGATTTTAACCACAATAAATTgggtttttcattttgtttggCTATCAAACTTATTTCTTCTGATTTTGGTAATGTATTAACagtattatttttccataaaaaacttataattgTTTGGGGAAGAATtgttaatatagaaaattgaaatatgataaaaatatttgtaataTTCCATTTATcgttatacaaataaaataaaatcagACAAAAAAATGGTCCTAGCATTGTTGCAACTGTGCTAATGAGTTTTTGGTAGGTAAAAATTATACTCTTTTTGCCTGTACATGGAATAAAATATGGAAtgaatatttacatatttgtATGATTTGTTAATGTAAACATTCTAAAATATATGACCAGGTTAATATAAAACAGTAGATAATTGGTAGAGTATCgaaaatttatgtaaataatatgacTGTACATGTAattttggaaaaaataaataaaattatatgaaaataatataatatcttATAAATTGGTGTGAATTATTTTTACCCTTTTCTATGCTTTCTATAAAAATGGACTCGGTTATTACATGGGAAGATTCTTGCAACATTTTTGAAATCGCAGTTATaagaattattaaatttaagtTATTTGTTCGAATGAACAtataatgtataatattaacTAGTAGATATGATATAGATATAAATCGTAAAATTTTAAgtctgttttttttatgtttatcaCAATAATATCCAATTAAAGGGGATATAACTAAACATACCGATGAATTAATTATTGATAACAAaccaattattttattttttttaaattttaaaaatatatagtggTCATGTAAAAAGGTATTCCTCATTGAATAGTTAATCCGgtcaaaaaaatgatgaaaaaacatcaatataatatttatgtgCCATTTTTGTTCCTCCAtccattttttcatttttaactcattatttatattggttactttttgttattttttgttattttttgttattttttgctTATTCAAAAATTTGGTAAAATAAAGCTATGCTAttctatttaaaaaaaaatcaaaaatagtaatagcatgaacaaataataataatttaaaaacaacGTTGCTTATCTCTTATGTTACACGTGTATGTTTAAATACGTcttcaaaaaattaacaaatttataaaaaagaaagaaaattTTCTTCAACTGTTCAAAAATTATGACAAATCGCTCACTTCCTTTGGTCTAAAAAGAgtggaaaatataatttaagaCAATAATaagatgatatatatatatatatatatgtgtgtatgaATGTAATATGAATATGTGTGTGTATAGTACTAAAGATATATTTGAAGGAAAAAACAAATACAATTATACTAATTACAATCccaataacaataaaaagtatgttgtatatattaaagtATGTAGATATATGTGTAAGGGATAGATACaccaaatttataataaataaggGATAAACGGAAATATGagatattttcattttgttaataaaacatgaatacacatataaaattataagttttctcttttttataCACTATAGTATAATTACCgtatcatttttttgaaGCTAGGGTTAATCAAATATATCGTTGTTACTTTTTATAAGTAaaaattagtaaaaaaaaaatttgataaaatatatatataaggaatgaaattaaaaaaaaatataatttttatgataaataacaaaataagaaaaatgtAGCCAAAATAGTAACAGTAGGAAATAcgaattattataaatacattagctatattttatatatgaatttgtTTAAGGgaatgtaatatattatatttcctaAAAATTGAAAGCATGCTTTTATTAAAAgtatacaaaataattttaaaagataaaatattttaagttataaaaatcatgaaaaaatgtataaaaataataacaaaactAAATAGAAAACATTGATAAAAtaatcattttctttatatataaatatgcacaAAAGAGAAACAAACACAGTGAATCACTAACCGTCGCTTGtagatataaaattatacgtCGCTCTCTTTACATATGCAATATGAATAATTTGgggggaaaaaaaatatctaaaaattacaataaaaacaattttagCGTGTGAATGtgaatttttattgtttaaaataaatataaaaaaaaatgaattaaaaaaaaaaaatgaaatatgtataacaaaatagatatttaaaaagtgataatccaaataatgtgataaaaatcgaaaagatataattttaaaatgttcagattaattttatttttgtagaatagttgttttttttcattcttCTTTATAGCCCCTTTCCTTTTATGTAAGAATTCGATTGTGTAATATGTGTTAGggatattacatatataaccatttataaatagaatataaattaaaaaaaaataaaaatatattcatcttTGCACATGTATATATCTACATATATTCTTTTTCCCGTCATATAGAATGTTTTCTCTTGTTCGTATAGAAGACGTTATAAGCATTGAAGCTCAttttaatgataatgaaataaaaaatattatagaatttttattaagaacaaaatatgtaGATAAGGTATAACATTTTGCTTGCATACTACATaaacgataaaaaaaattatacgcACATGTATATAGCACGTATATATAACACTATATTCGTGTGTATACTTTTGTTTAATTTGttgattttttaatttgttattttttaatttgttatttttaacaGGTGGTGCAAAATGCTGGATTGTGTGTTGGGTTATATGATAtattggaaataaaaaataaagaaatattaaaagGATGTGGAACAATCAGACTAAATGTGATTTTTCGTTTAGTTTTTTTCCACCCATATGAAAACGAAATTATAGAAGGTTATGTAAAATCTTCAGATCACAATGGTATCATAGGTtacaattaatttttttttttttttttttttaattttttttaaaataagaCAAATATAAGCATGTAATGCTATTCATTTGTTCATTCATTTGTTACCATATTTGGACTgttgttatttatatttttatccatACAGTTAGTTTGGGCTTTTTCGAAAATATAAGAGTTAATCGGGCATATTTAAAGGAACCAAAGGAATTGTAAGCTAGctagctatttttttaaataattttttttttttttttttaattataaaggAATTATAATTTGGCTTTGAATTCCTGATGTTTCAGTTGCATTagattattttgttatttttatttatcttaatttttaaaaaatattttcagtGATGATGAGAAAAATGAATGGTATTGGACATACGAGGGtattaaatgtttttatacaaaaaatgaacCAATAAGAATAAGAATTTTAGAGACATATTTTAGtggtatataataaaaatcattATAAAGCATAcctattttctttattttatttggatATGTTTTCCAAATattacttattttttttatattagacCCTAACGAGCTTAACGAAGATGAATCAATACCGTCTATGTCAATAACAGTAAGTTTAAGGGAATTAATTTTGTGTGCAACTGTAGCAATTTGCTGCCATTGTCATTTTTCCATATTGCCATATTGCCACATTTTGCCATTTTTTAGGGGAGTGTGCAACAAGATGGGTTAGGGCTTGTGAAGTGGTGGAATTAGTCTTTATTTTTGAGGACTAAAATTTATGaagatttaattttttgtttaaatttaatcagatatgtatatatacacttttttcttattttaaatatcattaatttGATGACAAGTTTTTCCGTgaatttcatttatatatgacAACATTTTAAactttggaaaaaaaaaaaaaaaaaaaaattattttatataatagtgTGCAAAATAaggataaataaaataattttaaagtaataaaaatatatgtatatatatatatatatatatatgtgagTATGAACATAAAATGAAAGGTTGTAGAAGAAGGTGAGATATTAGTAGAACAAATGGTAGAGTCATGTATGATAATAGTTCTAACAAgttgtaaaaatatacatatatatatgtatgtatacagttttaataataattttattctaTTTGGTCTTGTTCGGATAATTCACTATTATctgaatatattttgtctGGTTGATAAGTGTGGATAAAAGCATGTTTTGACCTAATACCAGTtccaatataaaaattaaaatgttgtttattacaatatattgtaaaagcaccataaaatacaaaattataaattataattatatcatagtggttattatttattccaTATGAATAACCATGATTAAGATGTTTAATTTtccatgtatatatatttgtttggttatttttttgtgcCTTAATTTTTCTAAGTATTTTTAAAGGGGGTGTTTGTTTAATTAgatttataatttgtttataatttttatcatctttttctttttttgatttaatttttgGATATACGATATGTCCATTTGGTAAAAAATGATATCTAGAATATACCCAATTTGTGATAtttgataataaatttatatcatatttaaatttataatttataataggatcagaattattatcatcattttcacttttttctGATTCATCACTGACAACACTAGATTGggtattttctttattactttcattttcttcatcatctgt
Above is a window of Plasmodium yoelii strain 17X genome assembly, chromosome: 9 DNA encoding:
- a CDS encoding metabolite/drug transporter, putative encodes the protein MKKWMEEQKWHINIILMFFHHFFDRINYSMRNTFLHDHYIFLKFKKNKIIGLLSIINSSVCLVISPLIGYYCDKHKKNRLKILRFISISYLLVNIIHYMFIRTNNLNLIILITAISKMLQESSHVITESIFIESIEKGKKSIIFTYQKLISTVATMLGPFFCLILFYLYNDKWNITNIFIIFQFSILTILPQTIISFLWKNNTVNTLPKSEEISLIAKQNEKPNLLWLKSNHVPYIVFVSHIITLAGAGMTFKYFSLFLKSEYKVSPILMCVLNILIPLLLTFFTYLSQKLSKSLGRAQVSLFFTTIGFILLCSLLHIQNYQDVLKVHVFRSVFQNCTNSIDKSILYDFIDTNRHTGRWMGIQSLYYLVWSISAYFGGWLSDISSYRNTFKITTYFYLLSLIIYSPLLWLVPIKETG
- a CDS encoding DNA-directed RNA polymerase III subunit RPC8, putative; the protein is MFSLVRIEDVISIEAHFNDNEIKNIIEFLLRTKYVDKVVQNAGLCVGLYDILEIKNKEILKGCGTIRLNVIFRLVFFHPYENEIIEGYVKSSDHNGIIVSLGFFENIRVNRAYLKEPKEFDDEKNEWYWTYEGIKCFYTKNEPIRIRILETYFSDPNELNEDESIPSMSITGSVQQDGLGLVKWWN